In Dioscorea cayenensis subsp. rotundata cultivar TDr96_F1 chromosome 26, TDr96_F1_v2_PseudoChromosome.rev07_lg8_w22 25.fasta, whole genome shotgun sequence, the following proteins share a genomic window:
- the LOC120253048 gene encoding 60S ribosomal protein L18a-like protein: MELEQSNGVKDHTAKYFLLKDEDDLKYGMFAKPLPCFGCGIGWFSFLSGFACPLMWYYATILYFTRHKDPRERGGLAASAIAALICTVAALVSFFILL; the protein is encoded by the exons ATGGAGTTAG AGCAATCTAATGGCGTTAAGGATCATACTGCAAAGTACTTTTTGctgaaagatgaagatgatttaaAGTATGGAATGTTTGCCAAGCCCCTTCCTTGCTTTGGCTGTGGAATTGGATGGTTTTC ATTTTTATCAGGGTTTGCATGTCCATTAATGTGGTACTATGCTACAATTCTATACTTCACAAGGCACAAAGATCCAAGAGAAAGAGGAGGTCTTGCTGCTTCTGCAATAGCT GCTTTGATATGTACAGTTGCAGCCTTggtctcattttttattcttctgtAA
- the LOC120253045 gene encoding protein phosphatase 2C 50-like: protein MEGMAPAVALPFRVGNSLCENSMEITRLKLMTDTASLMAADPNHTVEEAGAVVVVAMEEGGEGDDFEVRTLPASDDDEVLSVGPEPETELSAGSSGSIASDGNINIASVPEELILDAVCEIVAPGSLDVVQGIGDVEDIIARQSAVVKMVTVAAGGSSALELGIQGSQICGTGCRSVFLMDCVPLWGIISICGRRPEMEDAVVAAPRFFEIPIRMLTADLSEEVFNPLTAHFFGVYDGHGGAQVANYCRERIHLALVEELRNVITGSGGTAGSDWQKKWEKAFVNCFLKVDDEIGGKVSRCIVEMAADTYEEGSSLSSGGTSEPVAPETVGSTAVVAVICSSHIIISNCGDSRAVLCRGKLPVPLSVDHKPNREDEYARIEAEGGKVIQWNGYRVFGVLAMSRSIGDRYLKPWIIPEPEVTIIPRAKEDECLILASDGLWDVMSNEEACDAARRRILLWHKKNGVKSSSTRSDGEVDPAAQAAAEYLSKLALQKGSKDNISIIVVDLKPQRKFKSKMAT from the exons ATGGAGGGAATGGCTCCTGCGGTTGCCTTGCCGTTTAGAGTAGGCAATTCCCTCTGCGAGAACTCTATGGAGATCACCCGCCTCAAACTCATGACTGACACTGCGAGCTTGATGGCTGCTGATCCTAATCATACTGTGGAGGAAGCTGGAGCTGTGGTTGTGGTTGCTATGGAGGAAGGAGGGGAAGGGGATGATTTTGAAGTGCGGACATTGCCTGcaagtgatgatgatgaggtaTTGTCTGTAGGACCAGAGCCAGAGACGGAGCTGTCTGCTGGGAGCTCTGGCTCGATTGCTAGTGATGGTAATATTAACATTGCCAGTGTCCCTGAGGAGTTGATTTTGGATGCTGTTTGTGAGATTGTTGCCCCTGGTTCTCTTGATGTTGTTCAGGGCATTGGTGATGTTGAGGATATCATAGCTCGCCAATCTGCTGTGGTTAAGATGGTCACTGTAGCTGCTGGTGGTTCGTCCGCTCTCGAACTGGGAATTCAGGGAAGCCAGATTTGTGGTACTGGGTGTAGGAGTGTGTTTTTGATGGACTGTGTGCCCCTTTGGGGAATTATATCAATCTGTGGGAGAAGACCAGAGATGGAAGATGCTGTGGTGGCAGCGCCCCGGTTCTTTGAGATTCCTATCCGAATGCTAACCGCTGACCTTTCTGAGGAGGTTTTCAACCCTTTGACTGCTCATTTCTTTGGAGTTTATGATGGCCATGGTGGTGCCCAg GTTGCTAACTACTGTCGTGAGCGAATCCATCTGGCATTGGTTGAAGAGTTGCGGAATGTAATAACTGGTTCTGGTGGCACTGCTGGAAGTGATTGGCAGAAGAAGTGGGAGAAGGCCTTTGTAAATTGCTTTCTCAAGGTGGATGATGAGATTGGTGGGAAAGTGAGCAGATGCATTGTTGAAATGGCGGCTGACACATATGAGGAAGGTAGCAGTCTTTCTTCTGGGGGGACATCAGAACCTGTGGCCCCAGAGACTGTTGGGTCTACTGCAGTGGTTGCTGTTATTTGTTCCTCTCATATCATCATTTCGAATTGTGGAGATTCCAGGGCAGTCCTATGTCGTGGGAAGCTACCTGTTCCTCTGTCTGTAGATCATAAA CCAAACAGAGAGGATGAGTATGCAAGAATTGAAGCAGAGGGAGGCAAAGTCATTCAGTGGAATGGCTACAGAGTATTTGGAGTCCTTGCAATGTCAAGGTCAATTG GGGATCGGTACCTGAAACCTTGGATCATTCCTGAACCAGAAGTAACGATTATTCCACGGGCAAAAGAAGATGAATGCCTGATTCTAGCAAGTGATGGCTTATGGGACGTCATGTCCAATGAAGAGGCATGTGACGCAGCTCGCAGGCGAATTTTACTATGGCACAAAAAGAATGGTGTCAAATCATCCTCCACAAGAAGCGACGGGGAAGTTGACCCTGCTGCTCAAGCAGCGGCggaatacctctcaaaactagCGCTTCAGAAGGGAAGCAAAGACAACATCTCAATCATTGTGGTAGACTTAAAACCCCAGAGGAAGTTCAAGAGCAAAATGGCAACTTGA
- the LOC120253046 gene encoding UBP1-associated proteins 1C, which translates to MVWFQCEDCGENLKKPKLPNHFRICSAFKLSCIDCGKVFDQQSVQSHTQCISEAEKYGPKDQGKASHIAQPKPNKGKQQPEVDVNVGLSSHPPWFCSLCNTNTTSKQTLLLHADGKKHRAKARAFHAAQNQTKQTEDPNPKENGVSSDTQKVESVEANGSEKPDVLKQKEPISKVTDMIATEGGKQSLSKRKRDSTLAYAGQTQGVAGTNGTVTQAEHEEDSQCQRKIKKHTNGMKFCENKMDQLDHMEEPPNHKIKWKKLVKSTLKTNPDRAMKIKKLQKLVIKELQDSGVTVDKAQLQEMLMNKIKSSSQFVIDDKRIRLMERTEQS; encoded by the exons ATGGTGTGGTTCCAGTGCGAGGATTGCGGCGAAAACCTAAAGAAGCCGAAGCTCCCCAACCATTTCCGGATCTGCTCAGCTTTCAAG CTTTCCTGCATTGATTGCGGGAAGGTGTTTGATCAGCAGAGCGTGCAAAGCCACACTCAGTGCATCTCCGAAGCG GAGAAGTATGGTCCTAAAGATCAAGGAAAAGCTTCACACATCGCACAACCGAAACCTAATAAAGGGAAGCAACAGCCAGAGGTTGATGTCAATGTTGGCTTGTCTTCACATCCTCCTTGGTTTTGTAG TCTCTGCAACACGAACACTACGAGCAAGCAAACTTTACTACTTCATGCAGATGGCAAGAAACACAGAGCGAAAGCACGGGCTTTTCATGCGGCGCAGAATCAAACTAAACAAACTGAAGATCCAAATCCGAAGGAGAATGGTGTATCTAGTGACACTCAAAAAGTAGAATCAGTTGAAGCGAATGGTTCTGAAAAACCAGATGTATTAAAACAAAAGGAGCCAATATCTAAAGTCACTGATATGATAGCCACAGAGGGAGGAAAACAGAGCTTatcaaagagaaagagggaTAGTACACTGGCTTATGCTGGACAAACTCAAGGAGTAGCAGGAACCAATGGAACAGTGACACAAGCAGAGCATGAAGAAGACTCACAATGTCAGCGAAAGattaaaaaacacacaaatgGGATGAAGTTTTGTGAGAATAAGATGGACCAACTTGATCACATGGAGGAGCCAcctaatcataaaataaaatggaagaagCTTGTTAAATCTACATTGAAGACG AATCCAGATAGGgctatgaaaataaaaaagctaCAAAAGCTTGTGATCAAGGAACTTCAGGACTCTGGTGTAACGGTAGACAAGGCTCAGCTTCAGGAAATGCTAATGAACAAG ATAAAATCAAGTTCTCAATTTGTTATTGATGACAAGCGCATTCGGTTGATGGAGAGGACTGAGCAATCATGA